In a single window of the Pseudochaenichthys georgianus chromosome 16, fPseGeo1.2, whole genome shotgun sequence genome:
- the hamp gene encoding hepcidin-1 — translation MKAFSIAVAVTLVLAFICILESSASPFTGVQELEEAGANDTPVAVYQEMSMESRMMPNHIRQKRQSHLSLCRWCCNCCKGNKGCGFCCRF, via the exons ATGAAGGCATTTAGCATTGCAGTTGCAGTGACACTCGTGCTCGCCTTTATTTGCATTCTGGAGAGCTCTGCCAGCCCGTTTACTGGG GTGCAGGAGCTCGAGGAGGCAGGGGCCAATGACACTCCAGTTGCGGTATATCAAGAAATGTCAATGGAATCGAGGATG ATGCCAAATCACATCAGGCAGAAGCGGCAGAGCCACCTCTCCCTGTGCCGCTGGTGCTGCAACTGCTGCAAGGGCAACAAGGGCTGCGGCTTCTGCTGCAGGTTCTGA